A stretch of the Aminipila terrae genome encodes the following:
- a CDS encoding adenosylcobinamide-GDP ribazoletransferase, giving the protein MKYLTAFFMAWGNFFAVPCPCKLWDNDLRRLQLVFFPLIGLLMGGLWYGLYWGMDFLNTPFPLQAAVLTIYPFVISGFIHLDGFMDCSDAILSRRELEERQRILKDSHVGAFAVISVVILFIIYYSAMWSVIESDFVMNSTGTKSFQLLGLILIPFVSRACSAYGVLNFVPIGHSQYKASYDEKINRHYGLVLNLMITIAILILPVIEHFTYTVVSIPVLVTVVTHHLMMWYGRRQLGGMSGDIAGYALTISECAGVIVLAVL; this is encoded by the coding sequence ATGAAATATTTGACAGCTTTTTTTATGGCATGGGGAAATTTCTTTGCAGTGCCCTGTCCCTGTAAATTGTGGGACAATGATTTAAGGCGTCTGCAACTGGTATTTTTCCCATTAATAGGTCTTTTAATGGGAGGACTATGGTACGGGTTATACTGGGGGATGGATTTTCTCAATACTCCATTTCCATTGCAGGCGGCAGTTCTGACAATATATCCGTTTGTTATCAGTGGATTTATACATTTAGACGGCTTCATGGACTGCAGCGATGCAATTCTATCAAGGCGTGAATTAGAAGAAAGACAGCGAATTTTAAAGGATTCCCATGTGGGAGCATTTGCTGTAATAAGTGTTGTTATATTGTTTATCATTTATTATTCGGCTATGTGGAGCGTCATAGAATCCGATTTTGTAATGAACAGTACAGGAACAAAATCATTTCAGCTGTTGGGGCTGATATTAATCCCTTTCGTATCCAGGGCCTGCTCTGCATATGGAGTACTGAATTTTGTACCAATTGGACATAGTCAATACAAGGCAAGTTATGATGAAAAAATAAACAGACATTATGGATTAGTCTTAAATCTAATGATTACAATTGCTATATTAATATTGCCTGTCATAGAACACTTTACTTATACGGTTGTGTCTATTCCTGTATTAGTAACAGTTGTTACCCATCATTTAATGATGTGGTATGGGAGGCGGCAGCTTGGCGGAATGAGTGGAGATATAGCAGGTTATGCGTTAACCATTTCTGAATGTGCCGGAGTAATCGTATTAGCAGTTTTATAA
- a CDS encoding EAL domain-containing protein gives MVLKAAERFYLTLEVDMDSMTVILIKDGKEGRTYDASQYFQYFVEYGVRKTDVVQLQEHFCIDYFQNMLVTGKNNESFEFCVQFAGEDYKILKCKMRLMESRNNNVIKILLEDISHKRVQQLVYIRKHFQQSSQKPYIKTFDIKFEEEKNNNIKKLKRYKIGIVIICLLCTTISVVFFQDIYAKRLDKAAEDTLYSCKSTNQFIAQQLSCISHNLFTFNNLTSSIGTQLTKNKIKDYVEAEKKEYGYETIFFVDEKEHIFYTEDSADSDDHLNFKDSFDYGGKEGFFATTDYLNGSALISYITPVDNLIIDGTKYKEIVTIFDLNKICSPFFITANSNRYDTIIIDKNGNILWGRSSEILMPANQQNFFEYLNGSTVKIKPEYSPLILSRKFEDRYSGIFDFTVGGQRRFAAYTPLEIEDLYLVSISKAGNLSVEGIKLLTLSILTWGMFLTLPVLFLSYQIRRIKEEKELLESMAYSDDVTRGMNINYFDKRAKEIISQMECQYALIDTNLSNFGLYNSKYGHVRGDELIRSVFLGISKYMDDDELVCRNYAEHMMILMKYEGENQLEERLVKIGKCIIETNFKLEFGIYVIRDMTMDLDLAKERAGMALKNEINKQKNNIIISYYDVKLLEKVLFEKKLENTMYRAFRNGEFKIYVEPRYNLKTRALCNGDAYAVWDHPEKGTLGPEQYIGVFERRGLIMCLDSFIFEEICKKIKAHLDKDRNCLPISITLHRNHFNATDFINKFKRIKERYKIPGECFSFEISEELISEKINLIERIVGCIHEMGSFCIIGQYTGRYMPLEILYKIGVDFIKFKGTMLDEKLPEEMILAIIKIVKAVNAKAIVTGVSKQSHIAYLTQMDCDEAKGDVFAKNISLDEYINIL, from the coding sequence ATGGTTTTGAAAGCTGCAGAAAGGTTTTACTTAACACTTGAAGTAGATATGGACAGCATGACAGTAATCTTAATAAAAGATGGCAAAGAAGGAAGAACCTATGATGCAAGTCAATATTTCCAATACTTTGTAGAATATGGAGTAAGAAAAACAGATGTTGTTCAATTACAGGAACACTTTTGTATTGACTATTTTCAAAATATGCTGGTTACAGGAAAAAATAATGAGTCTTTTGAGTTTTGTGTGCAGTTTGCAGGTGAAGATTATAAAATTCTTAAATGTAAAATGAGACTTATGGAAAGCCGCAACAATAATGTTATAAAGATATTGCTGGAGGATATTTCACATAAAAGAGTCCAGCAGCTTGTTTACATAAGAAAACATTTCCAACAGTCTTCTCAGAAGCCTTATATAAAAACATTTGACATAAAATTTGAAGAAGAAAAAAATAATAATATAAAAAAGCTAAAAAGATACAAAATCGGGATCGTTATCATATGCTTGTTATGTACTACAATTTCAGTAGTATTCTTTCAGGATATTTACGCTAAAAGGCTTGATAAAGCAGCTGAAGATACCCTTTACAGCTGTAAAAGTACCAATCAGTTTATTGCACAGCAATTAAGCTGCATTTCTCACAATTTGTTTACTTTCAATAATTTGACCTCCTCAATAGGAACTCAACTTACAAAAAACAAAATAAAGGATTATGTGGAAGCAGAAAAAAAGGAATATGGTTATGAGACTATATTTTTTGTGGATGAAAAAGAGCATATTTTTTATACAGAAGATTCAGCGGATTCTGATGACCATCTTAACTTTAAAGACAGTTTTGATTATGGCGGGAAGGAAGGCTTTTTTGCCACAACAGATTATTTGAATGGGAGTGCCTTAATCAGCTATATAACGCCTGTAGACAATCTTATTATTGATGGGACAAAATATAAAGAAATTGTTACTATTTTTGATTTAAACAAAATTTGCAGTCCATTTTTTATTACTGCAAACTCAAATAGGTACGATACAATTATTATAGATAAAAATGGGAATATTTTATGGGGAAGAAGTTCTGAAATATTAATGCCTGCAAATCAGCAGAATTTCTTTGAATATCTAAATGGCAGTACTGTAAAAATTAAACCTGAATACTCACCATTAATTTTAAGTAGAAAATTTGAGGATAGATATTCTGGTATATTTGACTTTACTGTGGGCGGGCAGAGAAGGTTTGCTGCCTATACCCCATTAGAAATTGAAGATTTGTATCTTGTAAGTATATCTAAAGCGGGAAATCTTAGCGTAGAAGGAATAAAACTCCTGACCCTTTCCATTCTTACCTGGGGTATGTTTTTAACACTTCCGGTACTATTTTTATCCTATCAGATCAGGAGGATAAAAGAGGAAAAGGAATTGCTGGAAAGCATGGCGTACAGTGATGATGTTACCAGAGGTATGAATATTAACTACTTTGATAAAAGAGCAAAAGAGATTATTAGCCAGATGGAGTGTCAATATGCATTGATTGATACGAATCTGAGCAATTTTGGTCTGTATAATTCAAAATATGGGCATGTAAGAGGAGATGAACTTATAAGAAGTGTATTCCTTGGTATTTCCAAATATATGGATGACGATGAATTAGTGTGCAGAAATTATGCGGAACACATGATGATTCTGATGAAATATGAAGGTGAGAATCAGCTTGAGGAACGTTTAGTTAAAATAGGAAAATGCATCATTGAGACCAATTTTAAGCTGGAATTTGGAATCTATGTTATACGAGATATGACTATGGATTTAGATCTGGCAAAAGAACGGGCAGGTATGGCATTAAAAAATGAGATTAACAAGCAGAAAAATAATATTATTATATCTTACTATGACGTCAAACTTTTAGAAAAAGTGCTGTTTGAAAAAAAGCTGGAAAATACCATGTACAGGGCTTTCAGAAATGGTGAATTTAAAATCTATGTAGAGCCAAGGTATAATTTGAAAACCAGAGCCTTGTGCAATGGTGATGCATACGCAGTCTGGGACCATCCTGAAAAAGGGACCCTTGGTCCAGAACAGTACATAGGTGTTTTTGAGAGAAGAGGCCTAATCATGTGCCTGGATAGCTTTATTTTTGAGGAAATATGTAAAAAGATAAAAGCTCATCTTGACAAAGATAGAAACTGCCTGCCAATATCCATAACCTTGCACAGGAACCATTTTAATGCTACTGATTTTATAAATAAGTTTAAACGAATTAAAGAACGTTACAAAATACCAGGGGAATGTTTTTCTTTTGAAATATCAGAAGAACTTATATCAGAAAAAATAAATTTAATTGAAAGAATCGTTGGATGTATTCATGAAATGGGCTCCTTTTGTATCATAGGGCAATACACAGGACGTTATATGCCATTAGAAATCCTTTATAAAATAGGTGTTGATTTTATAAAGTTTAAGGGAACCATGTTAGATGAAAAACTTCCAGAGGAGATGATATTGGCAATCATTAAAATTGTAAAGGCTGTAAATGCAAAGGCGATTGTTACAGGAGTTTCTAAGCAGTCGCACATAGCCTATTTAACACAGATGGACTGCGATGAAGCAAAAGGAGACGTTTTTGCTAAAAACATCTCCCTTGATGAATATATTAATATTTTATGA
- a CDS encoding DMT family transporter, translating into MSKKIRANILLLLTALIWGSAFVAQIKGMDNLGPFSFACIRNMVGAIFLIPVIYMLDKLDKKNNAKGPLSEKTEEEKKVERKILITGGIACGIALFIAGSLQQVGLMYTTAGKAGFITALYIVIVPILGLFLKKKVKPVIWGCVAVAAVGLYLLCIKEGFTIGIGDLLILICAFGFSIHILIIDYFSPKTDGVRMSCIQFFIVSILSGIVMFAVETPTVNDILISWMPILYSGVLSSGIAYTLQIVAQKDTDPTVASLLLSLESVFAVLSGMIVLHEVLSGREILGCLLMFTAIIVAQLPSKEDKLASENKISA; encoded by the coding sequence ATGAGTAAAAAGATAAGAGCTAATATTTTACTTCTGCTAACGGCCCTCATTTGGGGTTCAGCTTTCGTTGCCCAAATCAAAGGGATGGACAACCTCGGCCCATTCTCTTTTGCATGTATCAGGAACATGGTAGGTGCAATTTTCCTGATTCCTGTCATCTATATGCTTGATAAGCTGGACAAAAAAAACAATGCAAAAGGACCTTTATCGGAAAAAACAGAGGAAGAGAAAAAAGTTGAAAGAAAGATATTAATTACCGGAGGTATTGCCTGTGGTATTGCGTTATTTATCGCAGGATCTCTGCAGCAGGTAGGTTTAATGTATACTACTGCCGGCAAAGCTGGCTTTATTACTGCTCTTTATATTGTGATTGTGCCTATTTTGGGTTTATTCCTGAAAAAGAAAGTTAAACCTGTTATCTGGGGGTGTGTAGCAGTTGCAGCAGTTGGCCTTTATCTTTTATGTATCAAAGAAGGTTTTACTATTGGTATAGGAGATTTGCTGATTCTGATATGTGCTTTTGGCTTTTCTATACATATTCTGATTATCGATTATTTTTCACCTAAAACAGATGGTGTGAGGATGTCCTGTATCCAGTTTTTTATAGTTTCCATACTTTCTGGAATTGTTATGTTCGCAGTGGAAACGCCCACTGTCAATGATATTTTAATTTCCTGGATGCCAATACTGTATTCTGGCGTTTTATCTTCAGGTATAGCCTATACTCTTCAGATTGTGGCGCAAAAAGATACCGACCCAACGGTTGCATCCTTATTACTAAGCCTTGAATCGGTATTTGCGGTTCTTTCTGGTATGATTGTGCTGCATGAAGTATTATCCGGAAGAGAAATCTTAGGATGCTTATTAATGTTTACTGCTATTATAGTGGCTCAGCTGCCTTCAAAGGAAGACAAGCTCGCTTCAGAGAACAAAATTTCTGCATAA
- a CDS encoding histidine phosphatase family protein, translating into MDLIFGGVYQGKLEYVKEHFNIKEEEIFYCHKDTIEIDFSKKVIYGFEQFTYACTKQEREAKDYLKKNLSKLKDKIIICTDISQGVVPMDKVVRGWREMNGRAMIYLSGEADYVTRVFCGIPQVVKSVKHVNHKKSESYIHLIRHGTTEGNIKRWYYGSTDLPLLEEGKAMIASLKEGNIYPEIVEADFYTSGLIRTEETFNVIFGDIDHEILEDFKEMSFGDFEKHSYEDLKDIPHYQKWISDKTGHTSPPNGESPQDFRVRVSRGFNHLIALHKLKEFSVRHSGKEAHSVVVCHGGVISAVMMECFPAEDKNFYTWIPEPGHGYTLKIEEGKPVSYDTF; encoded by the coding sequence ATGGACTTAATATTTGGGGGAGTATATCAGGGAAAACTTGAATATGTAAAGGAACATTTTAATATAAAGGAAGAAGAAATCTTCTATTGCCACAAGGATACAATAGAAATCGATTTCTCCAAAAAAGTAATTTATGGGTTTGAACAGTTTACCTATGCCTGCACAAAACAGGAAAGGGAGGCTAAAGATTATCTTAAGAAGAACCTGTCAAAGCTAAAAGATAAAATTATAATTTGTACGGACATTTCCCAAGGGGTAGTACCGATGGATAAAGTGGTTCGCGGATGGCGTGAAATGAATGGCAGGGCCATGATTTATCTTAGCGGTGAGGCAGATTATGTTACAAGGGTTTTTTGCGGGATTCCTCAAGTGGTAAAAAGTGTAAAGCATGTAAATCACAAAAAATCTGAATCCTATATTCATTTAATCAGACATGGTACAACAGAAGGAAATATAAAAAGATGGTATTATGGCAGTACCGACCTGCCTTTGCTGGAGGAAGGCAAAGCCATGATTGCTTCATTAAAAGAAGGGAATATTTACCCCGAAATAGTGGAAGCTGATTTTTATACCTCCGGATTAATCCGGACAGAAGAGACTTTTAATGTGATTTTTGGCGACATAGACCATGAAATCCTGGAAGACTTCAAAGAGATGTCTTTTGGGGATTTTGAAAAACATAGTTATGAAGACTTGAAAGATATTCCCCATTATCAAAAATGGATTAGTGATAAAACCGGTCATACATCTCCACCAAATGGTGAAAGCCCTCAGGATTTCAGAGTAAGAGTAAGCAGAGGGTTTAATCATCTTATAGCACTGCATAAGTTAAAAGAATTTTCAGTAAGACATTCAGGGAAGGAAGCTCATTCTGTAGTTGTGTGCCACGGAGGAGTCATTTCAGCAGTGATGATGGAATGCTTTCCTGCAGAAGATAAGAATTTTTATACATGGATACCAGAACCCGGACATGGATATACCTTAAAAATTGAAGAGGGTAAACCTGTGTCATATGACACCTTTTAA
- a CDS encoding bifunctional adenosylcobinamide kinase/adenosylcobinamide-phosphate guanylyltransferase — MNVFISGGCKNGKSMFAQTIARDMAQEKKVELYYLATMRPVDEEDLARIKRHMQEREGWGFTTVEQSENICECLSFCEKMKKKETERRIQKVYFYWIVSRLFFQMKCLSRMEV, encoded by the coding sequence ATGAATGTTTTTATAAGCGGTGGGTGTAAAAATGGAAAGTCCATGTTTGCTCAGACAATTGCCAGAGATATGGCTCAGGAGAAAAAAGTGGAATTATACTATCTTGCCACTATGAGACCTGTTGACGAAGAAGATCTGGCAAGAATAAAACGACATATGCAAGAAAGAGAAGGCTGGGGCTTTACCACAGTTGAACAAAGTGAAAATATATGTGAATGTTTATCTTTTTGTGAAAAAATGAAGAAGAAAGAGACGGAAAGGCGGATACAAAAGGTGTATTTTTACTGGATAGTGTCACGGCTCTTCTTTCAAATGAAATGTTTAAGCAGGATGGAAGTGTAG